A single genomic interval of Lathyrus oleraceus cultivar Zhongwan6 chromosome 7, CAAS_Psat_ZW6_1.0, whole genome shotgun sequence harbors:
- the LOC127105925 gene encoding proteinase inhibitor PSI-1.2 — translation MALKIETILLVIVFGAILLEGNLKIVDGCPQFCYDDSAYMICPSSGNQHLSPSCNCCFASKGCTIYKADGTSLCTKN, via the exons ATGGCTTTAAAGATTGAGACTATCCTTCTTGTCATTGTTTTTG GTGCAATTCTTTTGGAAGGAAATCTGAAAATTGTTGATGGTTGCCCCCAATTTTGCTATGATGATTCTGCATATATGATCTGTCCTTCTTCAGGAAATCAACACCTCAGTCCATCATGCAACTGTTGTTTTGCATCCAAAGGTTGTACAATTTACAAAGCAGATGGAACTTCTCTTTGTACTAAGAATTGA